From Drosophila willistoni isolate 14030-0811.24 unplaced genomic scaffold, UCI_dwil_1.1 Seg695, whole genome shotgun sequence, the proteins below share one genomic window:
- the LOC6637753 gene encoding uncharacterized protein LOC6637753 — MDFSVNIISASAFGSFGDIYRFEDGSGDARCPLLLGRSSYCGFGRVQGQGLDQNETEEGGVGGHRDVGRRHSVTTMATATTMAASSTMILSSRSSRFGLAEMNRNVVQPSMDIGEQRQQQYHRQQTGISMSFSMLLARILTEEPTRMNPNILPSVDGVPFIMLGQERFELEPETIFVLGMRLSVTKNDILMFCTSVGMIDHASKPRIFVYKNKQNGRSKGEATITYISPFMAEMAIRCLNGSKFMGETITVLPAYLSTRKGRGIRYRYPREFAPSNNREHQQDRQQQNRQRRPRKWRPARDNWYCMSSRNSNFVWRSNCNRCKASKS; from the exons ATGGACTTCTCGGTTAATATAAT tTCGGCTAGTGCTTTCGGTTCTTTTGGCGACATATATAGGTTCGAGGATGGCAGCGGAGATGCGCGTTGTCCATTGTTATTGGGCAGAAGCAGCTACTGTGGATTCGGCAGAGTTCAAGGTCAAGGGCTAGACCAGAACGAAACTGAAGAAGGCGGCGTTGGTGGACATCGTGACGTGGGTAGACGCCACAGTGTGACCACAATGGCAACGGCCACAACCATGGCGGCATCTTCAACCATGATATTGAGCTCGAGGTCAAGTCGTTTCGGGTTAGCCGAAATGAACAGAAATGTGGTTCAGCCATCGATGGATATTGGtgaacagcgacaacaacaatatcatcGACAACAGACTGGCATATCCATGAGCTTCAGTATGTTATTGGCCAGGATTTTGACAGAGGAACCGACACGTATGAATCCAAATATATTACCGTCCGTTGATGGTGTCCCGTTCATTATGCTCGGGCAAGAGCGATTCGAACTGGAACCAGAGACGATCTTTGTGCTGGGCATGCGTCTGAGTGTGACGAAAAATGATATTCTCATGTTCTGTACTTCCGTGGGAATGATCGACCATGCGAGTAAACCAAGGATTTTTGTGTacaaaaataagcaaaatggACGATCAAAGGGTGAGGCGACCATTACATATATAAGTCCGTTCATGGCGGAAATGGCCATTAGATGCCTGAATGGCAGCAAATTTATGGGAGAAACTATAACGGTTTTACCGGCATATCTATCAACGCGCAAGGGTCGTGGCATCCGCTATAGATATCCTCGAGAGTTCGCTCCATCGAACAATCGGGAACACCAACAGGATCGGCAGCAGCAGAATCGTCAACGTCGACCGCGTAAATGGAGACCGGCTCGTGACAATTGGTATTGCATGTCCTCCCGGAACAGTAATTTTGTTTGGCGCTCCAATTGCAATCGTTGCAAGGCCAGCAAATCGTAG